Below is a window of Bacillota bacterium DNA.
GGCAAAAAGGGACGCCCCAAGCCGAATGAGGCCTGCCCTCACCAAGGACATGCCCATCCTTTTTGCCACTGCGGTCTCCATGATCAAGGAATGGCCGATGGAAAGCATCACCGCAAGAATCGTAATCTCCCGCAGGGTCAATCCTAAGGAAGCCATGGCCCCGATGGCCGCGTAATAGTCAAGACAGTAGCCCAAAAGGAGTACCAACGCGCAGGAACCAGACAGACGAAAGAAGTTCATCAGTGGCTCACAGCGTGCGCTGAACCATTCCAGGACCAAGCTTGCTTCAAGAAGGGTAAGCACCACATAGACCGGCAAAACCACTTTGCTTAATTCCCATATGGTCTCCAGACCATGCCGCAGT
It encodes the following:
- a CDS encoding nucleoside recognition protein translates to MEKRCLGWGPLQLGLRHGLETIWELSKVVLPVYVVLTLLEASLVLEWFSARCEPLMNFFRLSGSCALVLLLGYCLDYYAAIGAMASLGLTLREITILAVMLSIGHSLIMETAVAKRMGMSLVRAGLIRLGASLFAGFLVSRLI